One window of the Micropterus dolomieu isolate WLL.071019.BEF.003 ecotype Adirondacks linkage group LG08, ASM2129224v1, whole genome shotgun sequence genome contains the following:
- the mical1 gene encoding F-actin-monooxygenase mical1 has translation MASPDPVNPSHATFDNFIQAQTCKDVKHHFAELCRQLDINPKDFRSFYIKLKERLNYWKAKALWTKLDKRASHSDYQQGKACTKNKCLVLGAGPCGLRTAIELSLLGAQVVVLEKRESFSRNNVLHLWPYTIYDLRGLGAKKFYGKFCTGSLDHISIRQLQLILLKVSLLLGVEVHTGVEFRGLIEPSEENGWMARLHPGSHPAAHFQFDVFISAGGGRFVPEGFKHKELRGKLAIGITANFYNRHTAAEAQVAEISGVARIYNQKFFQQLLTETGIDLENIVYYKDDTHYFVMTAKKNSLLKKGVIKQDYSDAEELLAPANVDHEALCRYAHAAAYFSTGGKLPDLQFAQNHAGKPDVAMFDFTCMHRAENASLVRERKGKKLLMALVGDCLVEPFWPLGTGIARGFLASFDTAWMVRSWGMGVPHLKVLAERESVYQVLSQTTPENTSKNYAGYSINPKTRYMRVNLSSIQTNQVLHLYDVDKSNPKKQNVFSPTRQDSVSGCEELLKWCQKHTAGYENVDVKDFTQSWTSGLALCALIHHFRPQLINMSSLNESSAVHNNQMAFSILEKELGIPPVMSASDLAKKGQIDKLSMVLYLTQVQKAFTVAAKDPAGILPSSKPLTLSRTQSAVLFLNKLKLNSLQRRKEKLASLKRERETKMEDVASMEVLPVSPELSPEPEPEPKHEPEPEPEPEPEPEPGSSEECYFCGQRVYVLERVSAEGKFFHRSCFTCHQCSITLRHGGYTFDQTTGRFYCELHSEELELENWAETSCKDSEGHHKGANEENGLSSDYTPSPSDEEYEHTLDCGLSIHTESHKPEGQDHHILKSKEEPQEPQVSKTPTDPKSKTEVAGPPEEKEELPTTMPYPVPKPRHSRQNVPSPQPSPPRAKPRTVHIFNTSTTEKHSSPTPTKEAAQDSRPKQSLRKLQLTDEEKTQLVNLESFSADSDSETPGGSSSCSSSSATAGGPSPPKPEGLDGQEEEGYWSGSTASHMREKRNRRCFRRKETPSGQTKVRSKFSPWNLSSPRISRDTRLSVHINHPGRVETTFRHVHSPSEEGVDGDDDDDDDEMFGQDDSDLFDEKFQTVPSDPVEAEKLELMKMRTLERRAKTSELQRLRKAQSIQRRLEEIEVTFKELEDKGVVLERTLRGEAGSSDSPEMIEHWIQLVHEKNALVSEESDLMVASRQLELEDKQSILELELRKYMEMNDKTSEQQAEEERVLQQMIEVVDMRDSLVSFLDEKRLKEMSEEQEAFSIREAKRHSKAGAQVHWAG, from the exons ATGGCGAGCCCGGACCCTGTCAACCCTTCACATGCTACATTTGACAATTTCATCCAAGCCCAGACTTGTAAGGATGTGAAGCATCACTTTGCTGAGCTCTGCAGGCAACTGGACATCAATCCCAAGGATTTCAGGAGCTTCTACATCAAGTTAAAGGAAAGATTGAACTATTGGAAGGCCAAAGCCCTGTGGACGAAGCTGGACAAAAGGGCATCTCACTCAGATTACCAGCAAGGAAAAGCCTGCACCAAAAACAAG TGTCTTGTGTTGGGTGCAGGGCCGTGTGGGCTGAGAACGGCCATCGAACTGTCCCTGTTGGGGGCTCAGGTGGTGGTGTTGGAGAAAAGAGAGTCTTTCTCCAGGAACAATGTTCTACACCTGTGGCCCTACACTATTTATGATCTCCGGGGGCTCGGAGCCAAGAAGTTCTACGGCAAATTCTGCACTGGGTCTCTGGATCACATCA GCATCCGTCAGCTACAGTTGATTCTACTGAAAGTGTCACTTCTCCTCGGGGTGGAGGTGCACACCGGAGTGGAGTTTCGGGGCTTGATTGAGCCCTCAGAAGAAAACG GTTGGATGGCTAGGCTGCACCCTGGGTCTCATCCTGCTGCACACTTCCAGtttgatgtcttcatctctgcTGGAGGAGGCAGGTTTGTTCCTGAAG GTTTCAAGCACAAGGAGCTAAGAGGCAAGCTGGCTATCGGCATCACTGCCAACTTCTACAACAGACACACCGCTGCTGAGGCCCAAGTAGCAGAGATCAGCGGTGTGGCCCGCATCTACAACCAGAAGTTCTTCCAACAGCTACTAACTGAGACGG GTATTGATTTGGAGAATATTGTCTACTACAAAGACGACACCCACTACTTTGTCATGACTGCCAAGAAGAATAGCTTGTTGAAGAAGGGGGTCATTAAACAG GACTACAGTGATGCAGAGGAGCTGCTGGCTCCCGCAAACGTGGATCATGAGGCATTGTGCCGCTATGCCCATGCTGCCGCCTACTTCTCTACAGGTGGCAAACTGCCTGACCTCCAGTTTGCTCAGAACCACGCCGGCAAGCCAGACGTGGCCATGTTTGACTTCACCTGCATGCACCGGGCTGAGAATGCCTCTCTGGTCAGGGAGAGGAAGGGCAAAAAATTGTTGATGGCTCTTGTTGGAGATTGTCTGGTGGAG CCTTTCTGGCCTCTGGGTACAGGTATTGCCCGTGGGTTTCTAGCTTCTTTTGACACAGCATGGATGGTGAGGAGCTGGGGCATGGGGGTCCcacatctcaaggtcctggctGAGCG AGAAAGTGTCTACCAGGTCCTGTCCCAGACCACACCAGAAAACACCAGCAAAAACTACGCTGGTTACAGCATCAACCCCAAAACACGGTACATGAGAGTCAACCTCTCCTCCATCCAGACCAACCAG GTGCTGCACCTATATGATGTGGATAAATCCAATCCAAAGAAACAGAACGTGTTTTCTCCCACACGGCAAG ATTCAGTCAGTGGTTGTGAAGAGTTGTTGAAATGGTGCCAGAAACACACTGCGGGTTATGAGAATGTGGATGTGAAAGATTTTACCCAATCCTGGACGTCAGGGCTGGCTCTGTGTGCTCTAATCCACCACTTCAGACCTCAGCTCAT TAACATGTCGTCCCTGAATGAGTCCAGTGCTGTTCACAACAACCAAATGGCTTTCAGCATCTTGGAAAAGGAGCTCGGAATCCCACCTGTCATGTCTGCCAGTGACTTAGCCAAAAAAGGTCAGATAGACAAGCTGTCCATGGTCCTCTACCTCACCCAGGTCCAAAAGGCCTTCACTGTCGCAGCAAAAG ACCCTGCAGGCATCCTGCCATCGTCCAAGCCTCTGACTCTCTCCCGGACACAGTCAGCTGTGCTTTTCCTGAACAAGCTGAAGCTCAACTCTCTGCAAAGACGCAAG GAAAAGCTGGCATCTTTGAAacgagaaagagagacaaagatggAAGATGTGGCCAGT ATGGAGGTGCTTCCTGTGTCCCCTGAGCTCAGTCCTGAGCCTGAGCCTGAGCCTAAGCATGAGCCTGAGCCTGAGCCTGAGCCTGAGCCTGAGCCTGAACCAGGTAGCAGCGAGGAGTGTTACTTCTGTGGTCAGAGGGTCTATGTGCTGGAGCGTGTCAGTGCTGAGGGCAAGTTTTTCCATCGGAGCTGCTTCACCTGCCATCAGTGCTCCATCACACTCAGGCACGGAGGATACACCTTTGACCAGACTACAG GGAGATTTTACTGTGAGCTGCATTCTGAAGAGCTGGAGCTGGAAAATTGGGCTGAAACATCTTGCAAG GATAGTGAAGGACATCACAAAGGCGCAAATGAAGAGAATGGGCTTTCCAGTGATTATACACCTTCTCCATCTGATGAGGAGTATGAGCACACTCTGGACTGTGGCCTCTCTATTCACACAGAGTCACATAAACCTGAAGGACAGGACCACCATATACTTAAATCCAAAGAAGAGCCTCAAGAACCACAAGTATCAAAAACTCCCACAGATCCTAAATCTAAAACTGAGGTAGCAGGACCCCCTGAGGAGAAAGAAGAACTTCCTACCACGATGCCCTATCCTGTCCCCAAGCCCCGCCACTCTCGGCAAAATGTACCTAGCCCTCAGCCCTCTCCTCCAAGAGCAAAACCTCGCACAGTCCACATTTTCAACACTTCGACTACAGAAAAACATTCCTCTCCAACCCCTACAAAAGAGGCAGCACAAGACTCCCGGCCGAAGCAATCGCTCCGAAAGCTTCAGCTGACCGATGAGGAGAAAACCCAGCTGGTGAATCTTGAGAGTTTCAGCGCCGACTCAGACTCCGAGACCCCTGGTGGatcctcttcctgctcctcttcctctgcaacTGCAGGAGGTCCAAGCCCCCCTAAACCAGAGGGCCTTGATGGGCAAGAAGAGGAGGGCTACTGGAGTGGGAGCACCGCTAGTCACATGCGGGAGAAGAGGAATCGACGCTGCTTCAGGAGAAAAGAGACGCCAAGTGGACAAACCAAAGTACGATCCAAGTTTTCCCCCTGGAATCTCTCTTCCCCGAGGATCAGTAGAGACACCCGGCTCAGTGTCCACATCAATCATCCTGGCAGAGTGG AAACAACATTCAGACATGTTCACAGCCCCTCAGAAGAGGGTGTTGATGGAGATGAtgacgacgatgatgatgaGATGTTTGGACAAGACGATAGTGACTTATTTGATGAGAAG TTTCAGACGGTGCCATCAGATCCTGTTGAGGCTGAGAAGTTGGAGTTGATGAAGATGCGGACACTGGAGCGGCGAGCCAAGACGAGCGAATTACAGCGATTGCGCAAAGCCCAG tcCATCCAGAGGAGACTGGAGGAGATTGAGGTGACCTTCAAGGAGTTGGAGGACAAGGGTGTAGTGCTGGAGCGAACTCTGCGAGGAGAGGCTG GCAGCAGCGATTCTCCTGAAATGATCGAGCATTGGATCCAGCTCGTCCACGAGAAGAATGCATTggtttcagaggagtctgacctCATGGTGGC GTCTCGACAGCTGGAACTTGAAGACAAGCAGAGCATACTGGAGTTGGAGCTCAGGAAATACATGGAGATGaatg ACAAGACATCAGAGCAGCAGGCAGAAGAAGAGCGGGTCCTTCAACAGATGATCGAGGTGGTGGACATGAGGGACTCCTTGGTGTCATTTCTGGATGAGAAGAGGCTGAAGGAGATGAGCGAAGAGCAAGAAGCCTTCTCCATCAGGGAGGCAAAACGGCACTCGAAGGCAGGAGCTCAGGTTCACTGGGC aggcTGA
- the LOC123974471 gene encoding proto-oncogene tyrosine-protein kinase Src yields the protein MSPEAFLQEAQVMKKLRHEKLVQLYAVVSEEPIYIVTEYMGQGSLLDFLKGDMGKILRLPQLVDMASQIASGMAYVERMNYVHRDLRAANILVGDNLVCKVADFGLARLIEDNEYTARQGAKFPIKWTAPEAALYGRFTIKSDVWSFGVLLTELATKGRVPYPGMVNREVLDQVERGYRMPCPAECPESMHDLMLTCWRKEPEERPTFEYLQGFLEDYFTSTEPQYQPGENL from the exons ATGTCCCCTGAAGCATTCCTCCAAGAAGCTCAGGTCATGAAGAAACTGAGACATGAAAAGCTGGTTCAACTCTATGCTGTGGTATCCGAGGAACCGATCTACATTGTCACAGAGTACATGGGACAAG GTAGCTTACTGGATTTCCTGAAAGGTGACATGGGCAAGATTCTTCGACTCCCCCAACTGGTAGACATGGCCTCACAG ATTGCTTCAGGGATGGCTTATGTTGAGAGGATGAACTATGTGCACAGAGACCTCAGAGCTGCTAACATACTGGTGGGAGATAACCTGGTTTGCAAAGTGGCAGATTTTGGTCTGGCTCGCCTCATTGAGGATAATGAATATACTGCCAGGCAAG GAGCCAAGTTTCCCATCAAGTGGACGGCTCCTGAGGCTGCTCTGTATGGCCGCTTCACTATTAAATCTGATGTCTGGTCGTTTGGTGTCCTGCTGACTGAACTGGCCACCAAAGGCAGAGTGCCCTATCCAG gtatGGTGAACCGGGAGGTGTTAGATCAGGTGGAACGTGGCTACAGGATGCCGTGCCCAGCAGAGTGCCCTGAATCCATGCATGACTTGATGCTGACCTGCTGGAGGAAAGAGCCAGAGGAGAGGCCCACCTTCGAGTACCTGCAGGGCTTCCTGGAGGATTACTTCACGTCCACAGAGCCTCAGTACCAGCCAGGAGAGAACCTGTAA